One segment of Nostoc piscinale CENA21 DNA contains the following:
- a CDS encoding aminotransferase class I/II-fold pyridoxal phosphate-dependent enzyme — MPNQYQTPLLDALKACTIKPHAPFYTPGHKRGQGISPVLADLLGEKLFRTDLTELAELDSLFSPQGVIQAAQALAAEAFGASQTWFLVNGSTCGIEAAILATCGTDDKIILPRNVHSSAIAGLILSGAIPIFINPEYDSVFDIAHSITPEAVATTLQQHPDTKAVLIVYPTYYGVCGDLGAIANITHQYNIPLLVDEAHSAHFAFHPELPTPALAAGADLTVQSIHKVLGAMTQASMLHIQGQRIDSDRISQALQLVQSTSPSYILLASLDAARQQMALNGEQLMSRTLQLADIARNKISQILGLSILSPQLSPGFRELDRTRLTINVSKLGLTGFEAEEILDEKLGVTAEFSSLHNLTFIISLGNTINDIEQLITACQILAEKYHRHRILIKTPIEQNFAEYKVQVSPRTAFFCP, encoded by the coding sequence ATGCCTAATCAATACCAAACACCTTTATTAGATGCGCTCAAAGCTTGTACAATTAAGCCTCATGCGCCGTTTTACACTCCTGGACATAAGCGGGGTCAAGGAATATCGCCAGTATTGGCTGATTTACTGGGTGAAAAGTTATTTCGGACAGATTTAACCGAATTAGCTGAGTTAGATAGTTTGTTTTCTCCCCAAGGTGTAATTCAAGCCGCCCAAGCATTAGCAGCAGAGGCGTTTGGTGCTTCACAAACATGGTTTCTTGTCAATGGTTCTACTTGTGGCATTGAGGCAGCAATTCTCGCTACTTGTGGTACAGACGATAAAATCATTTTGCCGCGCAATGTGCATTCTTCAGCGATCGCGGGTTTAATTCTTTCTGGTGCGATCCCAATTTTTATCAATCCTGAATATGACTCGGTTTTTGATATTGCCCACAGTATCACGCCCGAAGCTGTCGCAACTACCTTACAACAGCATCCCGATACCAAAGCGGTGTTGATAGTGTATCCCACATATTACGGTGTTTGTGGAGATTTAGGTGCGATCGCCAACATTACCCATCAATATAATATTCCTTTGTTGGTTGATGAAGCCCACAGCGCACATTTCGCTTTTCATCCTGAATTACCTACCCCAGCTTTAGCCGCAGGTGCAGATTTAACTGTGCAGTCAATTCATAAAGTTCTTGGTGCGATGACACAAGCATCGATGCTGCATATTCAAGGACAGAGAATAGATAGCGATCGCATTAGTCAAGCTTTGCAACTAGTTCAGTCTACCAGTCCGAGTTACATACTTTTAGCTTCGTTAGATGCTGCACGTCAACAAATGGCGCTGAATGGTGAACAACTCATGTCACGGACTTTGCAACTTGCAGATATAGCCAGGAACAAAATCAGTCAAATTCTCGGTTTATCAATTTTGTCGCCACAATTATCACCTGGTTTTCGGGAATTAGATAGAACTCGGTTGACAATTAACGTCAGTAAATTAGGTTTAACTGGGTTTGAGGCGGAGGAAATTTTAGATGAAAAGTTGGGGGTAACTGCGGAATTTTCTTCCTTACATAATTTGACTTTTATTATTAGTTTGGGAAACACAATCAACGATATTGAGCAATTAATTACAGCTTGCCAAATTCTTGCCGAAAAGTATCACCGTCACAGAATCTTGATTAAGACTCCAATTGAGCAGAATTTTGCTGAGTACAAGGTGCAGGTATCTCCCCGGACAGCGTTTTTTTGCCCCTAG
- a CDS encoding alkaline phosphatase D family protein — MDFINCDRLLSNRYKRRSVLLGAGFFTGLALTSQWEPALATSRFSSYPFTLGVASGDPLPDSVVLWTRLAPDPLNGGGMPSRNVVVHWEVALDEKMRKVVRRGKTLAIADLAHSVHIDVQGLESNRWYWYQFRVGNELSPIGRTRTAPAFHSYIRQLNYAFVSCQDWQNGFYTAYRHLAEEDIELVVHLGDYIYEYGPETGGPRQHNSPEIMTLTDYRNRHALYKTDPNLQAVHAAFPWIVTWDDHEVENNYANLISEDNINPEVFAQRRANAYKAYYEHIPLRLSSFPNGANLQLYRRLSYGNLAQFHVLDTRQYRTDQPCNDGLKPRCVQAFDANATMTGSLQERWLFNGLDLSRACWNIIAQQTMFAQFDFDARPEIGLFNVDQWDGYVAARNRIVNYLNYRRPSNPVVITGDIHSSWVHDIKLDFNNPASVTVATEFVGTSITSDFPTSFIAPVQAALRTNPHTKFFDGAFRGYVRCQVTPKQWQSDYRAVSSIVDPNASISTLASFVVQNGQPGAYRQA; from the coding sequence ATGGATTTTATCAATTGCGATCGCCTCTTATCAAATCGTTATAAACGGCGGAGTGTTTTACTGGGTGCGGGATTTTTTACAGGTTTAGCATTAACCAGCCAATGGGAACCAGCATTAGCAACATCGAGATTTTCTAGCTATCCCTTTACTTTGGGTGTAGCGTCTGGCGACCCATTACCAGATAGTGTGGTGTTATGGACAAGGTTAGCACCAGACCCCTTAAATGGCGGTGGAATGCCATCAAGAAACGTGGTGGTACATTGGGAAGTCGCCCTAGATGAGAAGATGCGAAAAGTTGTCCGACGTGGTAAAACTTTAGCGATCGCAGATTTAGCCCATTCAGTACATATTGATGTTCAAGGCTTAGAATCTAACCGTTGGTATTGGTATCAGTTTCGCGTTGGTAATGAACTTAGCCCCATTGGTCGGACTCGCACAGCGCCAGCCTTTCATAGTTACATCAGACAACTAAACTACGCCTTTGTTTCTTGCCAAGATTGGCAAAATGGCTTTTACACCGCCTACCGCCATCTAGCCGAAGAAGATATTGAGTTAGTTGTACATCTAGGTGATTACATTTACGAGTACGGGCCAGAAACAGGCGGGCCGCGTCAGCATAATAGCCCAGAAATTATGACTCTGACAGACTACCGTAACCGTCACGCCCTTTATAAAACCGACCCAAATTTACAAGCGGTTCATGCAGCCTTTCCTTGGATAGTCACCTGGGATGACCACGAAGTAGAAAACAACTACGCCAACTTAATTTCCGAAGATAACATCAACCCAGAAGTCTTTGCCCAACGTCGCGCTAACGCCTACAAAGCCTACTACGAACACATACCATTGCGTTTATCTTCATTTCCTAATGGTGCGAACCTGCAACTTTATCGACGCTTGAGTTATGGCAACTTAGCCCAGTTCCACGTTTTAGATACTCGTCAATATCGCACAGACCAACCCTGTAATGATGGACTCAAGCCCCGTTGTGTGCAAGCCTTTGACGCAAATGCCACAATGACAGGCTCACTGCAAGAACGCTGGCTATTCAACGGATTAGACCTATCTCGCGCCTGTTGGAATATTATTGCCCAACAGACAATGTTTGCTCAATTTGATTTTGATGCCCGTCCTGAGATTGGATTATTCAATGTAGACCAATGGGATGGCTATGTAGCGGCACGTAATCGAATTGTGAACTATCTCAACTATCGCCGACCTTCTAACCCTGTAGTAATTACAGGCGATATCCATTCCAGTTGGGTACACGACATTAAACTTGATTTTAATAATCCCGCTTCCGTAACCGTAGCGACTGAATTCGTTGGTACTTCCATCACCTCAGACTTCCCCACCTCATTCATTGCACCAGTGCAAGCCGCCTTGAGAACTAATCCTCATACCAAGTTTTTTGATGGTGCATTCCGGGGTTACGTCCGTTGCCAAGTTACTCCTAAACAATGGCAAAGTGATTATCGGGCAGTTTCTAGCATTGTTGATCCCAATGCTTCTATCAGCACCCTAGCTTCCTTCGTTGTCCAAAATGGGCAACCAGGAGCATATCGGCAAGCTTAA
- the dprA gene encoding DNA-processing protein DprA yields MVEERAYWLAWGQISGIGPVLLQRLKQHFGSLSTAWEASKAELGEVEGFGLQTLGKVIKMRSQLHPEQLLTQHQQENSHFWTPADAEYPRLLLETPSPPPVLYYRGEVDLAENFGQKPMVGIVGTRQPSEYGIRWTRQISTALAKNGFTVVSGMAEGIDTETHSATIKAGGRTLAVLGTGVDVIYPHKNRDLYKQILGAGLVLSEYPAKTPPDRTHFPRRNRIIAGLSRAILVMEAPLKSGALITATYANDFGRDVYALPGRLDDYPSQGCLKLISQGASIIFRELDELLTLLGAVPKLDTVTPSPSPEPLSLPNLSPQMQQIIDAIACNTLPFDAIVQTTGIPASSVSGLLLQLELMGLVSQLPGMRYQKM; encoded by the coding sequence GTGGTAGAAGAACGCGCATATTGGTTAGCTTGGGGGCAAATTTCGGGAATTGGCCCAGTTTTATTGCAACGTTTAAAACAGCATTTTGGTAGTTTATCTACAGCTTGGGAGGCTAGTAAAGCTGAATTAGGGGAAGTTGAGGGTTTTGGTTTGCAAACTTTGGGCAAAGTAATCAAAATGCGATCGCAATTACATCCAGAACAATTACTTACCCAACACCAGCAAGAAAACTCGCATTTTTGGACACCAGCCGATGCTGAATATCCCCGCTTATTACTAGAAACACCTAGTCCGCCGCCTGTTTTGTATTATCGGGGTGAAGTTGATTTAGCTGAAAACTTCGGGCAAAAACCGATGGTGGGAATTGTTGGGACTCGTCAACCTTCGGAGTATGGGATTCGTTGGACTCGTCAAATCAGCACAGCTTTGGCGAAAAATGGCTTTACCGTGGTTTCTGGGATGGCGGAGGGAATTGACACCGAAACCCACAGCGCCACAATCAAAGCTGGCGGACGTACACTCGCTGTTTTAGGAACGGGTGTAGATGTGATTTATCCCCACAAAAACCGAGATTTGTACAAGCAGATTTTAGGCGCAGGTTTAGTTTTAAGTGAATATCCCGCCAAAACCCCACCTGACCGGACTCATTTTCCGCGACGTAATCGAATTATTGCCGGCTTAAGTCGGGCAATTTTAGTGATGGAAGCGCCTTTAAAATCTGGTGCGTTGATTACTGCTACTTACGCCAACGATTTTGGCAGAGATGTTTATGCACTACCAGGAAGATTAGATGATTATCCATCCCAAGGTTGTTTAAAGTTAATTTCCCAAGGTGCTTCGATAATTTTTCGAGAATTAGATGAACTATTAACTTTGTTGGGAGCTGTCCCCAAATTAGATACAGTCACACCTTCCCCAAGCCCAGAACCGTTGAGTTTACCGAATTTATCACCACAAATGCAACAAATAATTGATGCGATCGCCTGTAATACTTTACCCTTTGATGCGATCGTCCAAACAACCGGCATTCCCGCTAGTTCTGTTTCTGGTTTGTTATTACAACTCGAACTCATGGGTTTGGTTTCCCAACTCCCTGGAATGCGCTATCAAAAAATGTAA